The region TCGATGTCCTGCATGCTTGCCTCCCTGCTATCCGGTTGGTGTCCGGTGCCACTGTCAGGCAAGAAGGCGCCGCGCAGGGATTGGGGAAAATCCGGCCGCACCGCGGCGTACCGGCCGCAAAGCCAGCACCGGGGCGGCACGGCGCCGGTTTGAGAATTTCAGGTGTAAACCGCTGGTTAGCACCGTGCCGCTGCTGGCAGTTCCCGGCAGCCGCGCGCTGCGCTAACGCGCGCCAGGCGGGAAATGCCGTTCAGTGAAGGGATCGTTCCCGCGAAGGCGGAACCCAGTGACTTTCAAAGACGCTGGATTCCCGCCTGCGCGGGAATGACGGTAGTGATTGGACGGGCGTTAACTGAACGGCATTTGCGCTCAGGCCGGGCGGCGCAGCGGGCTGTCGGGCAGGTGGGTCAGGTAGTGGACTTCGCGCCGCAGCTGCGTGGCAAATTGCGCGGCGACCGGCGTCATCGGCGAATCGGCGCGGTAGATCAGGCTGACGCGGTGGCTGGGCAGCGGGTCTTCGATCGGCAAGGGCACCAGCCCGGCGGCGGCCAGCTGGCCCGGCACCAGCTGGCGCGGCAGCATGCACAGCAGGTGGCGGTCCTGCAGCAGCGACTGGATCATACCGATGGTGTCGCAGCGCACCGCCACGCGCGGCAGCGGCAGGTCGTGCTCGCGGAAGGCATCGAGGATGGCGGCGCCCGGGCCCTGCATGCGCTGGCCGGTCAGCACCCAGTCGGAGCCCACCAGCTCGCGCAGGCGGCGCGCATGCCGCAGCGGGTGCTCGCGGTGCGCCACCACCACCGAATCGTTGTTGTAGAGCGGCTCGCAGGTGAACTCGCGCTCGATGCCCTCGTCCGGCACCGGGCTGACCGCCATGTCCATCACCCCCGCGCGCAGATCGTCCAGGTGCATCGGATAGACGCCGCTGTCGATGCAGACCAGCACGTCCGGATGCTGGGCGCGGAAGCGCGTCAGCACCGCCGGCAGCAGCAGGTGCGCCGGACCGCCGGTGGCGCCCACGCGCACCACGCCGTTGCGCGCGCCCAGCATCTGCCGCATCTCGTCGCTGGCCTTGCGAGCTTCGGTGGCGATCAGGCGCGCGCGTCGCAGGAAGGCCTCGCCATAGCGCGACAACACCACGCCGCGGGTGGTGCGGGTCAGCAGCGGCACGTGCAGCTCTTCCTCGAGCTGGCGGATGCTCTTGGTGAGTGCCGGCGCCGATACGTCGCGGGCGCGCGCGCCGGCGCGGATGCTGCCGTGCTCGGCCACGGCGATGAAGTCCTGCAGTTGGTTCAGGCGCATGGAGAGTCCCGTTCAGACGATAGCCAGGGGGTCCCAGCATAGCGGCAATCCGCGGGGTTCGAGATAACCCGGGGTGCTAACCCACGGTTTGCACCGCAGCCGTTTTGGCATCTGCCGTGATGCGCGGTGCTCACGCATGATCGCTCCACATCGACGCCAACCGCCGGCCGCGCCGGCTTCTTCGGGGAGTGAAACCACATGGCGAGCACGGCAACACGGCAAGACCTGCCGCTGGCAGGCATACGCGTGGCGGAGTTCGGGCAGTTCATCGCGGCGCCGGGCGCGGCCATGATGCTGGCTGACCTGGGCGCGGACGTGGTCAAGGTGGAGGCGCTGCGCGGCGACAGCGCGCGGCGCTTCGACGGCACCAGCCCGCAAAGCCCGATGTTCCTGGCCTACAACCGCGGCAAGCGCGGCATCGCACTGGATCTGCGCACGCCCGGCGGGCTGGATGCGGCGCGGCGGCTGGCGCTGGCCAGCGACGTGGTGCTGCACAACACCCGCTCCGGCGTGATGGAAGCGCTGGGGCTGGACGCCGCCACGCTGCGCGCCGCGCGTCCCGGCCTGATCCACGCTTCCATCAGCGGCTTCGGCACGCGCGGGCCGTCGCGCACGCGGCCCGGGCTGGATATCGCCGCGCAGGCGGAAAGCGGCATGATGTCGGTGACCGGCGAGGCCGGCGGGCAGCCGCTCAAGGCCGGCTTCGCGCTGATCGACGCGGCCACCGCGCTGGCGGCCGCCAATGCCATCCTGGCGGCGCTGTTCCGGCGCGAGCGCACCGGCGCCGGCGAGACCATCGAGACCTCGCTGCTGTCGGTGGGCGTGCAGCTGCAGGCCCAGCTGTGGGCCGAGTACCAGTGCTCCGGCGCGCTGCCGGTGCGCAGCGGCAACAGCCAGCCCAAGGCGGCGCCGGCGGCCGACGTGATCGCGGTGGCCGACGGGCATATCGTGCTGTCGGCCTATCTCGACGAACACTGGACGCGGTTGTGCGAAGCCATCGGCCAGCCGGCGCTGGCGCACGACGCGCGCTTTGCCAGCAACGCACTGCGGGTGCAGAACCGTGCGGCGCTGCTGTCGATCCTGCACGACGCCATGCGCCACCTGAGCGGCGATGCCGCACGCGCGCTGCTCGAACGCCACCAGGTGGTGGTGGGCGTGGTGCGCGACTACCACCAGGTCAGCGCCAGCGCCGATGTGCGCGCCAGCGGCATCATGCGGCCGGTCGACGACGGCGAGGGCGGGCGGCTGGAATTGCCCGGACTGCCTTTCACCATGGCAGGCCTGCCTGCGGGCGGCGTGCCCTCGGTGCCGCGGCTTGGCCAGCATACCGCCGAGGTGCTGACGGAACTGGGCTACGGGGCCGCGGAGATCGATGCCATGGCGCGTGCCGGACACATCGGCATGGAACACGTCGCGCAGGAGGCGGCATGAACGCGCCGCAGCCTGCCGTCCTGCTGCAGCGCCACGCCGGCTGGGCCGAACTGGTGCTGAACCGCCCCGCGCGCCGCAATGCCATCGACATGGCGCTGGCGCGCGCGCTCGGCGACGCGATCGAGACCCTGGCCGCCGACGACAGCGTGCGCGCGGTGCTGCTGCGCGGCGCCGACGGCGGCTTCTGTTCCGGCCTGGACCTGCAGGCGCTGCAGGTCGAAGCCGGCGGGCTGGCGGCGTTCGCGCCGGTGTGGGAGCGCGTGCACCAGGGCCTGCGGCACAGCCGCAAGGCCTGGGTGGTGGCGCTCGAGCGCCATGCCATCAATGGCGGCGCGGCGCTGGCGCTGGCCGGCGACCTGCTGGTGTGCGGCGCGGGGGCCTTCCTGCAGATCGGCGAGATCCGCCTGGGCATGGCCGCGCCGCGCAATGCCGAGTGGCTGGCGCTGCGCCATGCGGAAGCCGTGGCCGCGCGCCTGTGCCTGCTGGGCGACCGCGTGCCCGCGCCCGAACTGCTGCGCCTTGGCATCGCCACCGAGATGGTCGACGACACCCAGGTGCTGGACCGCGCGCGCGGACTGGCCGCCACCATCGGCGGCTTTCCGGCGGATGGCGTGGCCGCGATCAAGGGCGGCATGCGCGCGGCCAGCGCTGCCCGCCACGGCAACACTTGAGGACAGACACGGATGACCGATCCCCATACCCCTGACATGGCCGACGACGAGGCCTCGTTGCAGGCCTTCCGCGCCGAGGTGCGCGCGTTCGTCGCGCACGCGCTGCCCCATGCCGTTCGCGAGAAAGTCCGCCTCGGGCTGGAGGTCAGCAAGCAGGAGCTGGTCGACTGGCAGCAGCGGCTGGCGCGGCGCGGCTGGCTGGTGCCGCACTGGCCTGCGGCCTGGCAGGGCTGTGACTGGAGCGCCGAGCGCCGCGCCGTGTTCCAGGAGGAACTGGTACTGGCGCACGCACCCGAGAGCGGCGGCATCAGCCTGGAGATGATCGGGCCGATCCTGATCCGCTACGGCACGCCGGCGCAGCAGCAGCATTTCCTGCCGCGCATCCTGAACCAGGAGCACTGGTGGTGCCAGGGCTATTCCGAGCCCAACGCCGGCTCGGACCTGGCCTCGCTGAAAACGCGTGCGGTGCGCAGGACCCGGCCCGACGGCAGCGAGGTCTACGTGGTCAGCGGCAGCAAGATCTGGACTTCGTACGCGCAGTACGCCGACTGGATCTTCTGCCTGGTGCGCACCGATACCGAGGCGCGCGCGCAGCAGGGCATTACCTTCCTGCTGATCGACATGCGCAGCCCCGGCGTAAGCGTGCGGCCGCTGGTCGGCATCCATGGCTGGCACCTGTTCAACCAGGTGTTCTTCGACGAGGTGGAAGTGCCGGTGGAAAACCGCGTCGGCGACGAGAACGCCGGCTGGTCCATCGCCAAGTCGCTGCTCGAGCACGAGCGGCTGAACCTCGCGCGCGTAGCCGAGAACCGCCGCCGCCTGGCCAAGGTGCGCGCCATCGGCGCGGAGCTGGAAGAGGGTGGCCAGCCGCTGCTGCAGCGCCCGTGGTTCGCGCGCCGGCTGCGCGCGCTGGAGGTGCGGCTCGAGGCGCTGGCGGCCACCGTGCTGCGCTTTCGCCGGCAGGCGCGCGCTGGACAGGCGCTGGGGCCCGAGACCGGCATGCTCAAGCTGCTGGGCAGCCGGCTGATCCAGGACATCGAGAACCTTGCGGTCGATGCACTGGGGCCGGACACGCTGGCCTATGACCGTGCCGCGCACTTCGAGCCCGCCGCGCCGGAACCAGGGCGCTCCGCCTACGCCGCCGCGGCGTCGGCGCGCCGCTTCGTCACGCGCGGCTACACCATCGCCGGCGGCTCCAGCGAGATCCAGCACGAGCTGCTGGCCAAGCAGGTGCTGGGCCTGTAGCGCGGCCACGGTGGCTGCAACCTCTGCATAAGGACACGAACAGATGAGCGATGCAACGGACGATCGCCGCATGCTGCGCGACAGCGTGCGGCGCTATGTCGAACGCGGCTACGGCTTCGAGCAGCGCCGCGCCGCGCTGGCCGGGCCCGATGGCTTCTCGCGCACGCACTGGCGGGCGTTTGCCGAGATGGGCTGGCTGGCGCTGGGTTTGCCGGAAGCCTGCGGCGGCCTGGGCAACGCCACCGACCAGGCGCTGCTGGCGGAAGAACTGGGCCGCGCCCAGCCGGCCGAGCCGTGGCTGGCCAATGCCGCGCTGTGCGCGCCGCTGCTGGCCGTCTGCGACGACCCCGCGCACGCGGCCGCCGCGGCGGCGATGGCCGAAGGCGGCGCCATGCTGGCGCTGGCCGCATGGGAAACACAAGGGCGCTATGACGCCTTCGACATCAGCACTACGGCGCAGGCCGACGCGGCGGGGCAATGGACGCTGGACGGCCGCAAGACGCTGGTGCTGGGCGGCGGCAGCGCCAGCCTGCTGCTGGTGCTCGCGCGCACCGGCGGCCAGCGTCGCGAGCGTCATGGCCTGACCCTGTTCGCGGTGCCGGCGGAGACGCGCGGCGTCAGCGTCGAGGCGCTGCCGACCTACGACGGCCGCCAGACCGCCAGCGTGACGCTGCGCCGCGCGGTGGTGCCGGACCGCGCGCGCATCGGCCTGCGCGACGGTGCCTGGCCAATGGTGGAGGCCGCCATCGACCGCGCCACCGTGATGGCCTGTGCCGAAGCCGTCGGCACCATGTCTCGCGCGTTCGACCTGACCCGCGACTACCTGGCGACGCGCGAGCAGTTCGGCCGGCCGCTGACCGCCAATCAGGTGATCCGCCACCGGCTGGTGGACCTCTATGTCAGCGTCGAGCAGGCACGTGCCATCACCGAAGCCGCGGCCGACGCGCTGCAGGGCGATGCGGTGGCACGCATGCGCGCGGTCTCGCATGCCAAGGCCTTTGTCTCGGAGGCCGGGCGCGCGCTGGGCGAGGACGCGGTGCAGCTGCACGGCGCTGTCGGCATGACCGACGAGGTCGAAGTCGGCCACTGCTACAAGCGCCTGGCGGCGCACGCCAACCTCTTCGGCGACGCCGACTGGCACTACGAGCGGCTGGCGGCACTCGATCACGCGGCGCAGGCGCAGGCCTGAGCCGGTTCAGCGCGGGCGCCCGGGACCGCCGGCGCGCCTGCTGACGACACGCCGGCAACGTACCGGCATGCGCGGCCAATGCGCCGCAACGGAGACAGCAATATGAGCAGCCAGCACAATCGCGCCCGCAAGGCGCGCGCCACGCGCGCGGCCCTGGCCGCGGCGCTGGTCCTGGCGGGCGCCGCCAGCGCGCACGCCGAGGCACCTTACCCCAGCAAGCCGATCCGCATGGTGCTGCCGTCGGGCGCGGGCACCGTGACCGACCAGACCGCGCGGCTGGTGGCCGAGCGCCTGACCGCGGGGCTGAAGCAGCCGGTGGTGGTCGACAACCGCCCCGGCGCCAACGGCATCATCGCCAGCGAGACCGTGGCGCGCGCCGCGCCCGATGGCTACACGCTGCTGTTCACCTATGCCGCGACCATGACGGTGAACCCATGGACCACGCCGTCGCTGCCGTACGACCCGGTCAGGGACTTCACGCCGATCGCGCGGCCCAGCCAGCCCGGCGGCAACCTGCTGGCGGTCAGCGCCGAGGTGCCGGTGCGCAGCCTGCAGGAGCTGATCGCGTATGCCAGAAGCAGCAAGACGGAACTGGCGTACTGCTCCTGGGGCGTTGGCTCCGGCGGCCACCTGGCCATGGAATACCTGAAGGCGAATGCCGGCATTCACCTGCGCCACATCCCGTACAAGACCGCGACTCAGTGCAGCAACGACCTGGCCGCGGGCCACGTCACCATCGGCATGACCGATGCCATTTCGTCGGTGCCGCACCTGAAGTCCGGCCGCATCCGCGGCATCGCGGTGTCCGGCCCGGAACGCCTGCTGACCGCGCCCGACGTCCCCACCATGTCGCAGCAGGGCGTGCCGTTCCAGCAGGCGAGCTGGGTCGCCATCTTCGGACCGAAGGGCGTGCCCGCGCCGATCGTCGAGCGGCTCAACGCCGAGGTCAATCGCATGCTGCAGAACCCGGCCGACCGCGCCAAATTCGCCGCGATGAACCTGCAGCCGGCCGCGCCGTCGAGCCCGGCCGACCTCGGCAAGCTGCTCAGCGCCGACCTGGCCGCATGGGGCGAGGTGGTGAAGGTGGCGGGGCTGCAGGCGAAGTAGGGCCGACACACACAACAACGAGGACGGGAGACAGAGAGCGTGAAGGCAACACAGTGGATGGCGATGGGCGTGGCCCTGGCCGCGGGCAATGCCGCGGCCGGCACCATGCAGTTGTTTGGCGTGGTCGACGCATCGATCGAATACGCCAAAGGCTCCGACAGCGTGGTGCGCATGCGCGAAGGCCAGCAGGCCGCATCGCGCTGGGGCATCCGCGGCATCGAAGACCTCGGCGGCGGGCTCAAGGCCAACTTCCTGGTCGAGTCGGGGTTCAATATCGACACCGGCACGGAATTCTTCGGCAACAACCGGCTGTTCGGCCGGCAGGCCTATCTGGGCCTGTCGGGCAACTGGGGCGAGTTCCGCCTGGGGCGGCAATACACGCCGTCGTTCTATGCGCTGCTGCGGCTGGATCCGTTCCTGCTCAACGGCGCGGTGTCGCCGTTCAACCTGCTGAGCGCAACCGCATCGCAGGGCACCGGGCACGTGGCCTACGGCGCCCGCTTCGACAACGCGGTGCAGTATTTCTCGCCCAAGTGGGGCGGCTTTTCCTTCGGCGCCGCGGTGGCGCCGGGCGAGGTGCCGGGGTCGGCGCGCTCAGGGCTGAACTTCGGCATGAATGCGACCTACGAGGCCGGCAACGTCTACGCGTTTTACTCCTACCAGGGGATGTATTCGGGCGCCAACGTGCCGGTGGAACCGACGCTGACTTCCAACCATTTCGTCGGCGGCTCCTATCGCTTCAAGCCGGTGGAGATCGGCCTGCTGTACAGCGCCGCCAGCAGCGACCGGCCCGAGACCCGCTCGGCACGCCACTACGGCGTGACCTTCAGCTGGAACGTGACGCAGCGCGACACCTTCAAGGCCGCCGCACTCAAGCGCCAGATCCTGGGCGGCGGCCAGCGGCCGCTGGCGGTGACGCTGGGGTGGGACCATGACCTGAGCAAGCGCACCACCGCCTATGTGCGGGCGGTGCTGGTGCATAACAGCCCCGGCGGCAGCGTGAGCAACAACAGCATCGTGATTGACCCGGGTAGTGGGGATGATGCGAAGTCGGTGAGCGTGGGGTTGCGGCATCGGTTTTGACAGGCTGCGCGTAGCAACCGGGAGCGTCATTGAAAGGCGCCGCCGCTTGCATACGCTCCCCTCTCCCGCGAAGTGAGAGAGGGGAGCAAACCGCGAGCGCGCAGGCGGCCCGAGCCATGCCAGTTACTTCAACTGCTGCGCAAACTCATCCAGCTGCGTAATGCAGATCCCCCAGCCCTCATAAAACCCCATTTCCTCATGCTGTTTGCGCGTAGCCTCATCGGGATGCATCACGCGCGCAATATAGCGGGTGCCGTCGCCCTCGTCGGCCATGGTGATGACCGCGGTCATCGACAGCCATGGCGTGCCGGGCCGGTACCCTGCGACCAGCGCCGAGGTGGAGACGATCTTCTCCATCGGCACGATCTCGAGGAAGCAGCCCGGGTTGTCGCTGGTGCCGCCGTCCGGTCCTTGCATGAAGGTATGGAAGGCGCCGCCGGGGCGCATGTCGAAGGCGCGGACCTCGGTGGTCCAGGGCTTGGGGCACCACCATTGCTTGAGCAGCTGCGGATCGCTCCAGGCGCGCCAGACCTTGGCGCGCGGGGCCTTGAGCAAGCGCGAGATGACCAGGTCCTGGCTTTCCGGGCCGGCGGCGTTTTCATTCGTCATGGGACTGTTCCTCTTGGTGAAGGGCTTCGACAAAAGCCGCCAGGCGGTCGGTACGGGCCTCCCACAGGGCGCGCTGGTCGGCCAGCCATTGCTGCGCGTCGGACAGCGGTTGCGGTACGAGTTCGCAGGTGCGCACGCGCCCCGTCTTGCGCGAGCGGATCAGGCCGCTGCGCTCCAGCACCTGCAGGTGCTTCATGAACGAGGGCAGCGCCATCGCGAACGGTGCCGCCAGCGCCGACACCGTTTCGGGCCCGCGCCCGAGCGTGCTGACGATGGCGCGGCGGGTCGGATCCGCCAGCGCATAGAACACGCCGGAGAGCGAGGCAAGATCGACAGCCTGGGACACGTCTGCAAACTCGGCACAATGGTTAGCCACGCGGCTAAGTATAGGGAGCCAGCCGGAACTTGCAAGGCCAAAATGCAAGGCGCCCCGGACCAGCCGGGGCGCCTTGCAGCCAGGGCCGTGCGTTTGAGCCTATTGCTGGCGAACGTATGCCGCCAGGGCCTTCACTTCGTCCGGCTTCAGGCCGGCGAACGGCGGCATCGGCACCGCGCCCCACTTGCCGCTGCTGCCGCCGCGGATGCTGGCTTCCAGCCTGGCTTGCGCCTGCGGGTCGCCCTTGTAGCGGACCGCGACCTCGTGATAGGCCGGACCGACGATCTTCTGCGTGGCGCTGTGGCAGCTCAGGCAGGCGTTCTTCGCCAGCAGGCCCTGCACATCCACCGCCGTGGCAGTCGCCGCCGGCGCGGCCTGCGCAACCGCCGGCTTGCCGGCCTTCTGCGCGATGGCCACGATCTCCGGGTCCTTGATCTTTGCGGAGCCATAGGCCACCGCCAGGTAGGCGCCGAGCTGCTCGACCTCGGCATCGTCGATCGGCGCGCCATAGGCCTGCTGCATCTTCTTCATCTCGGCGGTCCACTGCGCCAGCGTCAGCCCGGGCGGCTGGTACGAGACGTAGTCGGCCGAATGGCAGATTGCGCATTTCTGCGTGGCGATGCCGTAGCCGGGGAGTTTTGCCGGCTTGAGCTTGACGTTCTCCGCCGGCAGCTTGATGTCCTGCGGCGCGGCGCCGGCATGGCCGGCACCGAGCAGCACGAGCGCCAGCAGCGCGGGGGCGATGGTTGCTTTCATGGCGCGTTCCTCAGGCGATGGTGACCGGCGTGGCTTCGATGACATTGCGGCGGTAGCCGGCGGGGTTCCAGTTGGCTTTTGCCGGCTGGGTTTCGCCGTTGTTGCTGGTGGCGCGCACCATCAGCACCGCCGGTCCCTTGCGCGCGAACTTCACCGGCAGGTGCCATGCGCGGAACGAGAAGCGGCCCAGGTCTTCGCCAAGCTTCGCGGCCTGCCAGTTCTGCCCGCCATCGACCGAAACCTCAACCGCGCGGATGCCGGAGCCGCCGTCGAAGGCAATGCCCTTCAGTTCGACGGCGCGGCCGGCCGGCAGCCTGCCGCCGCTTTCCACGCTGGTGATAAAGCTGCGCACGGCCAGCGTCGAGATCGGCCGCGTCTTCGCTGCCGGCGTGCCGGGGGCCACGCACTGGCAATCGTTGTCCGGCACGCGGTAGCCCTTGGTCATGAAAAACGCATCATGGCCCTCGAACGGGTGGTCGAGCACCTCGATCTCGTGCAGGTGCTTGATCCAGTAGGTGCCGAAGTAGCCCGGCACCACCAGCTTGAGCGGATAGCCGTTGAGCAGCGGCAGGTCTTCGCCGTTCATGCCCCATGCCAGCAGCGGCTCGCCGTTCATCGCGTGGGCGATATCGAGCGACTTGCGGAAGTCCGGCGTGCCTGGCAGCACCGGCGTATCCATGCCGTTGAAGGTCACCACTTTGGCGCCGGCCTTGACGCCCGCGTGCTCCAGCACCTTGCGCAGCGGCACGCCGGTCCAGCGCGCGTTGCCCATCGCCCCGTTGGCCAGCTGCGCGCCGAACACGCGCGGCTCGGAGAAGCCGCGGCTGTTGCCCGAGCACTGGTTCACGGCGACGACGTCGACCGGCTCGGCCAGCCGCTTCAGTTCATCGAGCGACAGCTTCAGCGGCTTGCCGACGTGGCCGTCGACGCTCAGCCGGTAAGTGGCCAGGTCCACCGATAGCGGCAGGTTGGCCAGGTGGTAGCGCACGAAAAACGCGTCGTTGGCGGTGATCGGCCCCTCGTTGAACGCAGAGAAGGGCGTTTCCAGATGCGGCGGCCGTGTGCTCACGCGTACCAGCGGACGCTTGCCCGGATAGCGCACCAGGGGGCGCGGGCCGTCGGCCAGCGTGACGCCATCGGTCGCACGCGCAGCCTGCGCGGCCAGCGCGCCGAGCGGCGATGCGCCCAGCGCAAGCAGGCTCGCGCCTTGCACCAGGCGGCGCCGCGATGCCAGCGGCCGGTCGTTGTCGGCGGATGGCGCCGGACGGTTCTTGTTTCGCATGGGGGCGTCTCCTTCGGGGCGTGTTGTGGCGCGCACGGCGCTGTGGCGGATACTTTGACGCCGGCTCATCAAGTTGTGAAACGGGTTTTGCTGCTAGTCGTTATCGATTTATTCGATATAGGGGAAGACCACTGCCACCGCCCCGACAAAACCGCTTGCATCGCAAATTCGGTTTCCCTACACTTACCAAAACGTTTTTGTTAGCGGAAATCGATAATATCTGCGGCGAATTGCGCACAGACGCAGCCAGTGGCCAATGGGCCACCGGCATAACGCCCGCCACACCAAACGAGGAGCAAAGCATGTCCCATCCCGACCCCGCGCCGGTGGATGAACGGCTGCCATGGCGGCGCCTGTTCGTCTTCGGGCTTCAGCACGTACTAGTCATGGCCGCGTCGCCGATCGCGTCGGTCTTCCTGATGAGCAAGGCGCTCAACTTCCCGCCCGCGCTGGCAGTGCAGCTGCTGAGCGCCACCTTTGTCATCTGCGGCCTCGGCACGCTGCTGCAGTCGCTGGGCAAGCGCGGCATCGGCGCGCGCCTGCCGTTCGTGATGCTGCCCGGCGGCGCGCCGATCGTGCTGTTCATCCTGATCGCGCAGCAGACCGACGTGCAGACCGCGGCCGGCGCGGTGATCCTGACCGGGGTGTTCTACTTCCTGGTGCTGCCGGTATTCCGGCGCTGCCTGCAGTACTTCCCGCCGGTGGTGGTCGGCACCATGCTGCTGCTGGTCGCGATCAACCTGGCGCAGGTGTCGGGCAAGCTGGTCGCCGGCCACCCCGCCGCGGGCAGCGCGGTGGATCCGCTCAACCTGCTGCTGGCCTTTGCCACCATCGCCTGCACCGTGGCGGCGTCGCGCTGGCTCAGCGGCATGCTGGCGCAGCTGGCGATCCTGCTCGGGCTGCTGGGCGGTGCGCTGGTGGCGGGGCTGACCGGCGCGTTCCACGTCGGCCAGGTGTCGATGTCGCCGGTGCTGGCGTTGCCGACGCCGTTGCCGTTCGGCTGGCCCACCTTCGACGTGGTGGCGGCGATCCCGCTGATGGTGTTCGCCGTGATCTCGATGGTGGAGGCTACCGGGCAGACGCTGGCGATCAGCGATGCCGTGGGCCGGCCGGTGGACCAGCAGCGCGACGTGCCGCGCACCATCCGCGCCGACGCGCTGACCTCGCTGCTGGGCGGGATGTTCGGCACCTCGCTGATCATCACCAGTGGCGAGAACATCGGCATCGTGCGGGCGACGGGCGTGCGCTCGCGCTTTGTCACGGCGATGTCGGGCGCGATCCTGGTGGCGTTCGGGCTGCTGGTGCCGGTGTCGTCGCTGATCAGTGCGATCCCCGAAGCCGTGGTCGGCGGCACCGGACTGGTGGTGTTCTGCATCGTCGGCACCATGGGCATCGACATGCTGCGCAAGGTGGAC is a window of Cupriavidus taiwanensis LMG 19424 DNA encoding:
- a CDS encoding uracil-xanthine permease family protein, whose product is MSHPDPAPVDERLPWRRLFVFGLQHVLVMAASPIASVFLMSKALNFPPALAVQLLSATFVICGLGTLLQSLGKRGIGARLPFVMLPGGAPIVLFILIAQQTDVQTAAGAVILTGVFYFLVLPVFRRCLQYFPPVVVGTMLLLVAINLAQVSGKLVAGHPAAGSAVDPLNLLLAFATIACTVAASRWLSGMLAQLAILLGLLGGALVAGLTGAFHVGQVSMSPVLALPTPLPFGWPTFDVVAAIPLMVFAVISMVEATGQTLAISDAVGRPVDQQRDVPRTIRADALTSLLGGMFGTSLIITSGENIGIVRATGVRSRFVTAMSGAILVAFGLLVPVSSLISAIPEAVVGGTGLVVFCIVGTMGIDMLRKVDLRDHANMYVVAVALAVGLLPILVPGIYGGLPANLRILVGNGVAMGAITAALLNFLFFHTGLRTATADTGAIARDDAAATH
- the sorA gene encoding SorA family sulfite dehydrogenase catalytic subunit; the protein is MRNKNRPAPSADNDRPLASRRRLVQGASLLALGASPLGALAAQAARATDGVTLADGPRPLVRYPGKRPLVRVSTRPPHLETPFSAFNEGPITANDAFFVRYHLANLPLSVDLATYRLSVDGHVGKPLKLSLDELKRLAEPVDVVAVNQCSGNSRGFSEPRVFGAQLANGAMGNARWTGVPLRKVLEHAGVKAGAKVVTFNGMDTPVLPGTPDFRKSLDIAHAMNGEPLLAWGMNGEDLPLLNGYPLKLVVPGYFGTYWIKHLHEIEVLDHPFEGHDAFFMTKGYRVPDNDCQCVAPGTPAAKTRPISTLAVRSFITSVESGGRLPAGRAVELKGIAFDGGSGIRAVEVSVDGGQNWQAAKLGEDLGRFSFRAWHLPVKFARKGPAVLMVRATSNNGETQPAKANWNPAGYRRNVIEATPVTIA